One region of Plasmodium gaboni strain SY75 chromosome 6, whole genome shotgun sequence genomic DNA includes:
- a CDS encoding putative phenylalanine--tRNA ligase, producing MLLPKTILSNEGRILCNTINHPLRTVKNKIENFFKFENIDNLKSEICIKQNFDDLNVPLTHPVRNIRDTFYLNENYIKNYNSIFSRYYTPFDILNTFYKYYLSNKLLSHDKIILKRTHMTSHLNDLLKGSYTNVIYTGQVYRKDEIDKYHYPIFHQTDGFLIKPEMFNVEIELKKKLEQLIYYLFNKNNIEIKWESDTSFPFTHPSYELYIKRKQDNKWIEILGCGKIKNEVLAMSLYHNHINKIIENEITIYNKTLLNSFQQKFLSNEKETKHQSDLINHLCNKQLNHNIQIKINELLKNINYQGWAFGIGLERLCMLLYDINDIRLFWSNDRRFINQFKENQITTFRPFSNFPCIQKDISFYIKEYFNETSFFQICRDIANDNIEQVQKIDKYYDPKNNLTSLCYRITYRSHNKNLTHKEVNDIQNQIIQTLMDQFEVSIR from the coding sequence atgttattaCCCAAAACTATCTTATCCAATGAAGGAAGAATATTATGTAATACAATTAACCACCCATTAAGAActgtaaaaaataagatCGAAAACTTTTTCAAGTTTGAAAATATTGACAATTTAAAAAGTgaaatatgtataaaacaaaatttcGATGATCTTAATGTACCTTTAACACATCCTGTAAGAAATATTAGAGatactttttatttaaatgaaaattatataaagaacTATAATTCTATTTTTTCAAGATATTATACACCAtttgatattttaaatacattttataaatattacttaagcaataaattattatctcatgataaaataatattgaaaagAACTCATATGACGTCACATttaaatgatttattaaaagGGTCTTATACAAATGTTATTTATACAGGACAAGTATATAGAAAAGATGAAATTGATAAATACCATTATCCTATATTTCATCAAACTGATGGATTTCTTATAAAACCAGAAATGTTCAATGTAGAAatagaattaaaaaaaaaactagaacagttaatatattatttatttaataaaaataatattgaaataAAATGGGAAAGTGATACATCCTTCCCATTTACACATCCTTcatatgaattatatataaaaagaaaacaagATAATAAATGGATTGAGATTTTAGGATGtggaaaaataaaaaatgaagtCCTTGCTATGTCCTTATATcataatcatataaataaaattattgaaaatgaaattactatatataataaaacattattaaattcttttcaacaaaaatttttatcaaatgaaaaagaaacaaaacATCAATCAGATCTTATAAATCATTTATGTAATAAACAACTTAATcataatatacaaataaaaataaatgaacttcttaaaaatattaattatcAAGGTTGGGCTTTCGGTATAGGATTAGAAAGATTATGTATGcttttatatgatattaatGACATTCGTTTATTTTGGAGTAATGACAGAAGATTCATTAACCAGTTCAAAGAAAATCAAATAACGACATTTCGTCCATTTAGTAACTTCCCATGTATTCAAAAAGACATctcattttatattaaagaaTATTTCAATGAAACATCCTTTTTTCAAATATGTAGAGATATTGcaaatgataatattgaaCAAGTACAAAAAATagataaatattatgatcCTAAAAATAATCTAACTAGTTTATGCTATAGAATTACTTATAGATCacataataaaaacttAACACATAAAGAGGTCAATGATATACAAAATCAAATTATTCAAACACTTATGGATCAATTTGAAGTTTCCATAAGGTGA
- a CDS encoding hypothetical protein (conserved Plasmodium protein, unknown function) — MFLINKLKDIFYYNEENKDLEKGKLKKQVHVGELNDEIWLYKDEYKKENLSEEYISEEDYEGNDYDDDEIERKPKDHFLEVPLFDEDYNGRDINKKLNYLSNKMIKPIKIKEEEVLSEESISTTDDEEDIEEPFLDLYEELKREQSIKEFYNPMLKPRLWRFEFFIKYIHNLESQKQKNFYLVSFGNKKLKLYGSLKNEILYTPGYTLEAGEVKYLRVPLPIWTEKEMSISYNDLENFELGIEMWRIKGLVFNELYACAKKTLKDIIEAEPDMNIILKRKIEKKNIIFETQRLGVYMQLSEIFEFHMALDSWWFISTAEMPTYLKKLPKFLRFKFPLSERDWIIHSSYNSSNNFWLYPGYFCFIGTYQQLANAFFILTVLCYNSNYRYKPPILLGSCIISLKSVTEYPFFKGIVKKLTLDKSRFKQGEIVGNIKCFINSYGVEENDMNIQRPSQPLSDATLVNQLILNDHYLVIRVIKCENLAISSVDLNNVNINVWVKWDGMVNKTDTVTKTTSPFFYQNLYYPIRLVDKKELTNENLIKNVLPIDLISKGDICFEVHNNNEIYSTILGIFELPFADIFNYGTEDYRSLAQENTKSTSQYNDYNEFGSGRMDPTIDNYDDYYVKKYKTIVYKNTLELMYSKVHLKALNKENIHTKKESTISVEAFVIPPLPHNLVFMKEEKAQNSSIIYKSMSKRWEKDFSKFNDTYNQWFPKAIKNRNFPCISRNDFDNNYYPLCSFVTSINLPAQVSTPGPLFHWLNNIEYIENEDESSIFTSPYFFLSYKKGTIQDHVLLLCCCLKGLEYDAYVCKGTINNGKKEHYWVMTRHEEGWICFWEVTNKCIIHLKNRWNNNNFLKNSDIIMENEMLKKINIQNYNKYYSGEYLMNFVKYGLEELKKKEKEIREEYDMKEENKLYSMDMYGEKKMKDEKVDVDEILYNDEEFFNNMFEIKYEKTNTYKCNKTLKYLLENFSKYIPISPKMFLLDYENTLTYVPYSSIEIVFNDEQLYGNMQNLHPACILYDLENNYHWRPFLNHAPSQIKNEITISTPLSDKLSVKYTKDLEEEIREMILFMRNKEGLETNFNESSEIRHFLEMYIDLCEYKLNLDNNYNTKPENYEFSEENRKKNEGGKNKKDETNGNIIEKNVNNQMVDRVEGKNTWSQYKNDFYPNIEAQYVNKEDLNFYNSYHPVQNIEMMNKEKKQHLTNIPNDYIYGMNDEIYNNGKEQYIKNYVFNKDNSANVLNNYDENVKRKNIKRFSTSAIHRKENIEHDKKKDVLKENKNNIFKGELNNLSNDTNQQKSNCDIYNEYCDDEYCEEIYKELKEKYYYDKDENNEEEEGYYKHMENIPNKFIKKYNKKHNNLWKLQKSLEKRSKRIKDELRGKKLWMNNNEGKVNKEMFANFIDTNNYLMEKLGTNTNIKKSNNYSEYIQNIRDKEMNGYLFIPSKEIYKQMEEKKKKTKKKKKNYYSDDNNNYCNIPYKNNLKNNNYHVMKNNLKIFSKRKFKKKIDRNILINLKCAYNLSRVKTKLSKYKFLSIKNKLRTIKEEHRYSTKRPIYLIPSNREIINKDITNNCDLSNDEELVDSRNIKKFVTQSEHQMYGDQNMFGMDYDQMGIDQGNIYKKNENEKRMQQHDQYVMNRNEQLSTNMYDHLREGRNPQVENPSKTKEDFSCPPKTWSRLSPTSKYVAHQISQWNWYYSLEEQYFNWQYYKFPVPPNHTFVGFPIHFSTIDFTEVKSFLLNSRRFENIMKLSIYKISFVIYSKVYPLIGGIMSNWVFLGCLVPWMTAQERETKMKKTSKKNINKR; from the exons atgtttttaataaacaaattaaaggatatattttattacaaTGAGGAAAATAAAGACTTAGAAAAAGggaaattaaaaaaacaagTTCACGTAGGTGAGCTTAATGATGAAATATGGTTATACAAAGACGAATACAAGAAAGAAAATTTGAGTgaagaatatatttctGAAGAAGATTATGAAGGAAATgattatgatgatgatgaaatCGAAAGAAAACCAAAGGATCATTTTTTAGAAGTACCTTTATTTGATGAAGATTATAATGGAAGGgacataaataaaaaattg aattaTTTGTCGAATAAGATGATTAAACcaattaaaataaaagagGAGGAAGTTTTGAGTGAAGAGAGCATAAGTACAACtgatgatgaagaagataTAGAAGAGCCATTTCTTGATTTATATGAGGAATTAAAA aGAGAACAAAGTATAAAAGAATTCTATAATCCAATGCTAAAACCTAGATTGTGGCGTTTCgaattttttataaagtATATTCATAATTTGGAGAGTCAAAAACAGAAGAATTTTTACTTAGTATCTTTTGGAAACAA aAAACTAAAACTTTATGGGTCTTTGAAGAATGAAATTTTGTATACTCCTGGATATACTTTAGAAGCAGGAGAAGTTAAATATTTGAGAGTTCCAC TGCCAATATGGACAGAAAAAGAGATGAGTATATCATATAATGATTTAGAAAATTTTGAATTAGGAATAGAAATGTGGAGAATAAAAGGACTTGTATTTAATGAATTATATGCATGTGCTAAAAAGACGTTAAAGGATATAATTGAAGCTGAACCTGACATGAACATAATActgaaaagaaaaatagagaaaaaaaacataattTTTGAAACACAACGATTGGGG GTATATATGCAACTATCAGAAATATTTGAATTTCATATGGCATTAGATAGTTGGTGGTTTATATCTACTGCTGAAATGCCAACTTATTTAAAAAAGCTTCCAAAATTTTTGAGATTTAAATTTCCTTTAAGTGAAAGAGATTGGATAATACACAGTTCTTATAATTCGTCAAATAACTTTTGGCTTTATCCAGGATATTTTTGTTTCATAGGAACATATCAACAATTAGCGAATGctttttttatacttaCA gTGCTATGTTATAACTCAAATTATAGATATAAACCGCCCATTTTGTTGGGTTCCTGTATCATATCTCTAAAATCTGTCACAGAATATCCCTTTTTTAA aggaattgtaaaaaaattaacattAGACAAAAGTCGATTTAAGCAAGGAGAGATAGTGGggaatataaaatgttttattaataGTTATGGGGTGgaagaaaatgatatgAACATACAGAGGCCTAGCCAACCATTAAGTGATGCAACATTAGTTAATCAgttaatattaaatgatcATTATTTAGTAATAAG AGTAATTAAATGTGAGAATTTAGCCATCAGTAGTGTAGATTTAAACAATGtgaatataaatgtttGGGTCAAGTGGGATGGGATGGTTAATAAAACTGATACAGTAACTAAAACCACATCtccatttttttatcagaatttatattatccAATACGACTGGTTGATAAAAAGGAATTaacaaatgaaaatttaataaaaaatgtattacCGATAGATTTAATATCAAAGGGAGATATATGTTTTGAAgttcataataataatgaaattTATTCTACCATATTAGGTATTTTTGAGTTACCCTTTGCTGACATATTTAATTATGGTACAGAAGATTATAGATCACTAGCTCAG GAGAATACTAAAAGTACATCTCaatataatgattataaCGAATTTGGAAGTGGACGTATGGATCCCACCATTgataattatgatgattattacgtgaagaaatataagactattgtttataaaaatacattaG AATTAATGTACTCTAAGGTTCATTTAAAAGcattaaataaagaaaacATACATACAAAGAAAGAGTCTACAATATCTGTGGAAGCTTTTGTTATTCCTCCACTTCCACATAATCTAGTTTTTATGAAAGAGGAGAAGGCTCAAAATTCttctattatatataagtcCATGTCGAAAAG ATGGGAAAAGGACTTTTCCAAATTTAACGATACATATAATCAATGGTTTCCAAAGGCaattaaaaatagaaa TTTTCCTTGTATAAGCAGAAACGATTTTGATAATAACTATTATCCCTTGTGTAGTTTTGTTACATCGATTAATTTACCTGCACAAGTGTCAACCCCTG GCCCTCTGTTTCATTGGCTGAACaatattgaatatattgaaaatgAGGACGAATCCTCCATTTTTACGTCTCcctatttttttttatcctATAAAAAGGGGACAATCCAAGATCATGTTCTTTTATTGTGTTGTTGTTTGAAGGGTTTGGAGTATGATGCATATGTTTGCAAAG GAACTATAAATAATGGGAAGAAGGAACATTATTGGGTTATGACAAGACACGAGGAAGGGTGGATATGTTTTTGGGAGGTTACtaataaatgtattataCATTTGAAGAATAGATggaataataataattttttaaaaaattcaGATATCATAATGGAAAATGAAATGCttaaaaagataaatatacaaaactataataaatattacaGTGGTGAATATTTAATGAATTTTGTTAAGTATGGTTTAGAAGAgttaaaaaagaaagaaaaagaaataagAGAAGAATATGATAtgaaagaagaaaataaattatattctATGGATATGTATGgtgaaaagaaaatgaaagaTGAAAAAGTAGATGTTgatgaaatattatataatgatgaagaattttttaataatatgtttgaaataaaatatgaaaaaactaatacatataaatgtaataaaacattaaaatatttattagaGAATTTTTCAAAGTATATTCCTATATCTCCTAAGATGTTTCTTTTAGATTATGAAAATACATTAACATATGTTCCATATTCATCAATAGAAATAGTATTTAATGATGAACAATTATATGGAAATATGCAAAATCTTCATCCTGCTTGTATCTTATATGACTTggaaaataattatcattGGAGACCTTTCCTTAACCATGCCCCTTCTCAGATAAAAAACGAAATTACCATTTCTACTCCCTTAAGTGACAAACTATC GGTTAAGTATACCAAAGATCTGGAGGAAGAAATCAGGGAAATGATTCTCTTCATGAGAAACAAGGAGGGGCTCGAAACGAATTTTAACGAATCGTCAGAAATAAGACATTTCCTCGAAATGTATATAGACCTATgtgaatataaattaaacttggataataattataatacCAAACCAGAAAATTATGAATTCTCAGAAGAGAataggaaaaaaaatgaaggaggaaaaaataaaaaagatgaaaCAAATGGAAATATCATAGAAAAGAATGTAAATAATCAAATGGTAGATAGAGTGGAAGGAAAAAATACATGGAGtcaatataaaaatgatttttATCCAAATATAGAAGCACAGTATGTAAATAAGGAGgatttaaatttttataattcttatCATCCAGTTCAAAATATTGAAATGAtgaataaagaaaaaaaacagCATTTAACTAATATACcaaatgattatatatatggaatgaatgatgaaatatataataatggAAAAGAgcaatatataaaaaattatgtttTTAATAAGGATAATAGTGCTAATGTATTGaataattatgatgaaaatgtaaaaaggaaaaatattaaacGATTTAGTACATCTGCAATACATCGtaaagaaaatattgaacatgataaaaaaaaggatgtgttgaaggaaaataaaaataatatatttaaaggAGAGCTTAATAATTTATCTAATGATACTAATCAACAGAAAAGCAATTGTGATATTTACAATGAATATTGCGATGATGAATATTGTGAAGAGATTTATAAAGAATTGAAGGAAAagtattattatgataaggatgaaaataatgaagagGAAGAGGGATATTATAAGCATATGGAGAACATACCTAACAAatttataaagaaatacaataagaaacataataatttatgGAAATTACAAAAAAGTTTAGAAAAGAGGTCAAAACGTATAAAGGATGAATTAAGAGGTAAAAAATTATGGatgaataataatgaagGAAAAGTAAATAAAGAAATGTTCGCTAATTTTATAGatacaaataattatttgatGGAAAAATTGGGAActaatacaaatattaaaaaatcaaataattattctgaatatatacaaaatattagAGATAAGGAAATGAATGGGTATCTTTTTATACCATcaaaagaaatatataaacaaatggaagagaaaaaaaaaaaaacaaaaaaaaaaaaaaaaaattattatagtgatgataataataattattgtAACATTccttataaaaataatcttaaaaataacaattatcatgttatgaaaaataatttaaaaatattctccaaaagaaaatttaagaaaaaaatagatagaaatatattaataaatctAAAATGTGCTTATAATTTAAGCAGAGTGAAAACAAAATTGTCAAAATATAAGTTCCTTTCCATTAAAAATAAGTTGAGAACAATTAAAGAAGAACATAGATATTCTACAAAAAGAcctatatatttaattcCTTCAAATAGGGAAATCATAAATAAAGACATAACAAATAATTGTGATTTATCAAATGATGAAGAATTGGTTGATTcaagaaatataaaaaaatttgttaCACAAAGTGAACATCAAATGTATGGGGACCAAAATATGTTTGGAATGGATTATGATCAAATGGGAATAGACCAA ggtaacatatataaaaagaacGAGAATGAAAAACGAATGCAACAACATGATCAATATGTTATGAATAGAAATGAACAACTTTCAACAAATATGTATGATCACCTTAGAGAAGGAAGAAATCCACAAGTTGAAAATCCATCAAAAACAAAAGAAGATTTTTCTTGTCCTCCCAAAACATGGTCACGATTAAGTCCAACGTCTAAATATGTGGCTCATCAAATATCTCAATGGAATTGGTATTATTCACTG GAAGaacaatattttaattggcaatattataaatttcCGGTTCCTCCAAACCATACTTTCGTCGGATTTCCAATTCATTTTTCAACAATag ATTTTACTGAGGTAAAGtcctttttattaaattcCAGAAGgtttgaaaatataatgaagctttctatatataaaatatccTTTGTGATATATTCGAAGGTCTATCCTTTGATTGGTGGAATTATGTCCAACTGGGTATTCCTAGGTTGTTTAGTTCCTTGGATG ACTGCTCAGGAAAGGGAGACCAAGATGAAGAAGACttccaaaaaaaatatcaataagagataa
- a CDS encoding hypothetical protein (conserved Plasmodium protein, unknown function) — protein sequence MTKENLQCDKYDKRSPTLNGNNNSNNNIVSNNYVENINTKNNDDGENDVQKCFASLNSTIEDMNIQFNNILKDNEEKYILAFNTYMYDVQKEIGVLKKIVKEEKIKKLKDEKMKKLQKELKWYINECLRLDKISEYLKKEADKWKRNSELMKSHMLFLERKLYKIYEKIIYKENIKKENDIIKDDKIIKIKKSESEIHLKKKEICNERKDIKQLFSDIKKNDDEKNIKKDETYKQIDLKITNLEKKLKKQININSSLQQKLANYYIEKSKYEKLFIECVQQIKRDLTKRTLRKDKEQYVQHNFSSLLNKSEFNNFTNDEKKNILISFFSTNDIIYFMNKYVFSKEKLPIYNNTENSYSRSTIKYQKRSDISPFIL from the coding sequence ATGACTAAGGAAAATCTGCAGTGTGATAAATACGATAAGCGAAGTCCAACATTAAATGgcaataataatagtaataataatatagtgtcaaataattatgtagaaaatataaatacaaagAATAATGATGATGGTGAGAATGATGTTCAGAAATGTTTTGCTTCGTTGAATAGCACCATTGAAGATATGAATATTcaatttaataatatattaaaagataatgaagagaaatatatattagcATTTAATACGTATATGTATGATGTTCAAAAAGAAATAGGTGTGTTAAAAAAGATCgtaaaagaagaaaaaataaaaaaattaaaagatgagaaaatgaaaaaattacaaaagGAATTGAAGTGGTATATAAACGAATGTTTAAGGTTAGATAAAATATctgaatatttaaaaaaagaagcTGATAAGTGGAAAAGGAATAGTGAGCTTATGAAAAGCcatatgttatttttagaaagaaaattatataaaatatatgaaaaaattatttataaagaaaatataaagaaagaaaatgatattataaaagatgataaaattataaaaataaagaaatcAGAAAGTGaaatacatttaaaaaaaaaagaaatatgtAATGAAAGAAAAGATATAAAACAATTGTTTAgtgatataaaaaaaaatgatgatgaaaaaaatataaaaaaagatgaaacatataaacaaatcgatttgaaaataacaaatctagaaaaaaaattaaaaaaacaaatcAATATAAATTCGAGTTTACAACAAAAATTAgcaaattattatatcgaaaaatcaaaatatgaaaaattatttatagaaTGTGTTCAACAAATTAAAAGAGATCTAACAAAACGAACATTAAGAAAAGATAAAGAACAATATGTCCaacataatttttcttctctattaaataaatcagaatttaataattttactaacgatgaaaaaaaaaatatattaatatcctttttttctacaaatgatatcatatattttatgaacaaatatgtatttaGTAAAGAAAAACTTCctatttataataatactgAAAATAGCTACTCAAGAAGTACAATAAAGTATCAAAAAAGGTCCGATATTTCTCCCTTCATATTGTAA